The Saccharothrix variisporea genome has a segment encoding these proteins:
- the mmsA gene encoding multiple monosaccharide ABC transporter ATP-binding protein, producing MSSPSDDILVMRGITKRFGGVTALHDVTFAVRRGEIHAVCGENGAGKSTLMKVLSGVHPHGSYEGGIFFDGEECRFSSVRDSERRGVVIIHQELALCPQLSIAENLFLGNERATRGLIDWNATNHAAASLLARVGLRENPTTPIADLGVGKQQLVEIAKALSKEVSLLILDEPTAALNDDDSAHLLDLLRELRDQGITCVIISHKLNEVMDIADRITVIRDGRTVETMDVAEATEDRIISGMVGRDLEHRFPPREPHIGDEVLRIEDWTVHSPVQPDRVVVSGASLTLRRGEIVGLAGLMGAGRTELAMSVFGRSYGVRISGRIVKDGREIVLRTVRDAIRHGIAYVSEDRKRYGLNLIEDIKRNISAAALPRLASRGWVQEGEEFAVAEKYRRSLNIKAPDVLTAVSALSGGNQQKVVLAKWMQTDPDVLILDEPTRGVDVGAKYEIYTIVNELAARGKAVLVISSELPELLGLCDRVYALSAGRITGEVSRDEATQERLMQHMTKGLNR from the coding sequence ATGTCTTCTCCTTCCGACGACATCCTGGTGATGCGCGGCATCACCAAGAGGTTCGGTGGGGTCACCGCGCTGCACGACGTCACGTTCGCCGTGCGGCGCGGTGAGATCCACGCGGTGTGCGGCGAGAACGGCGCGGGCAAGTCCACGCTGATGAAGGTGCTGTCCGGCGTGCACCCGCACGGGTCCTACGAGGGCGGCATCTTCTTCGACGGCGAGGAGTGCCGGTTCTCGTCGGTGCGCGACAGCGAGCGGCGCGGCGTGGTGATCATCCACCAGGAGCTCGCGCTGTGCCCGCAGCTGTCCATCGCGGAGAACCTGTTCCTCGGCAACGAGCGCGCGACCAGGGGTTTGATCGACTGGAACGCCACCAACCACGCGGCGGCCTCGCTGCTGGCGCGGGTGGGGCTGCGGGAGAACCCGACGACCCCGATCGCCGACCTGGGCGTGGGCAAGCAGCAGCTGGTGGAGATCGCCAAGGCGCTGTCCAAGGAGGTGTCGCTGCTCATCCTCGACGAGCCGACGGCCGCCCTGAACGACGACGACTCGGCGCACCTGCTGGACCTGCTGCGCGAGCTGCGCGACCAGGGCATCACGTGCGTGATCATCTCCCACAAGCTCAACGAGGTCATGGACATCGCCGACCGGATCACGGTCATCCGCGACGGCCGGACCGTGGAGACGATGGACGTCGCCGAGGCGACCGAGGACCGGATCATCTCCGGCATGGTCGGCCGGGACCTGGAGCACCGGTTCCCGCCGCGCGAGCCGCACATCGGCGACGAGGTGCTGCGCATCGAGGACTGGACCGTGCACAGCCCGGTCCAGCCCGACCGGGTCGTGGTGTCGGGTGCGTCGCTGACGTTGCGGCGGGGCGAGATCGTGGGCCTGGCCGGGCTGATGGGCGCCGGGCGGACCGAGCTGGCGATGAGCGTGTTCGGCCGGTCCTACGGGGTGCGGATCTCCGGGCGGATCGTGAAGGACGGCCGCGAGATCGTGCTGCGGACCGTGCGGGACGCGATCCGGCACGGCATCGCGTACGTCAGCGAGGACCGCAAGCGCTACGGGTTGAACCTCATCGAGGACATCAAGCGCAACATCTCGGCGGCGGCCCTGCCGCGCCTGGCCTCGCGGGGCTGGGTGCAGGAGGGCGAGGAGTTCGCGGTCGCCGAGAAGTACCGGCGCTCGCTGAACATCAAGGCGCCGGACGTGCTGACCGCGGTGTCGGCGCTCAGCGGCGGCAACCAGCAGAAGGTCGTGCTGGCCAAGTGGATGCAGACCGACCCCGACGTGCTGATCCTCGACGAGCCGACCCGCGGCGTCGACGTCGGCGCCAAGTACGAGATCTACACGATCGTCAACGAGCTCGCCGCGCGCGGCAAGGCGGTCCTGGTGATCTCGTCCGAACTGCCCGAGCTGCTCGGCCTGTGCGACCGCGTGTACGCGCTGTCGGCCGGCCGCATCACCGGTGAGGTGAGCCGGGACGAGGCGACGCAGGAACGCCTCATGCAGCACATGACCAAGGGACTGAACCGATGA
- the chvE gene encoding multiple monosaccharide ABC transporter substrate-binding protein, which translates to MRLTKIAVLAATALLATACGSSEKTVDQQGQSAEGALVGVTMPTKSSERWIHDGENIKKSLEAKGYKVDLQYAENDIPTQVNQLENQITKGARLLVIASIDGTAITTQLEQAKAANIPVIAYDRLIRNSPNVDYYATFDNFKVGVEQANSLLTGLKLRNPDGSAGTATGPFDIELFAGSPDDNNATFFFNGAMSVLQPYIDKGVLNVKSGQKDFKTVAILRWDPATAQKRMEDILTTTYRGGKVHGVLSPYDGLSIGILSALKSNGYGTADQPYPVVTGQDAEVASVKSIIAGEQYSTIFKDTRELAKVTVDMADAVLKGGKPQVNNEKDYDNGNKVVPSYLLQPVSVDKSNYQKVLVDSGYYTADQLK; encoded by the coding sequence ATGAGGTTGACGAAGATCGCGGTCCTGGCCGCGACAGCGCTGCTGGCCACCGCCTGCGGGTCGTCGGAGAAGACCGTCGACCAGCAGGGCCAGTCCGCGGAGGGCGCGCTCGTGGGCGTGACCATGCCCACGAAGTCCTCGGAGCGCTGGATCCACGACGGGGAGAACATCAAGAAGTCGTTGGAGGCCAAGGGCTACAAGGTCGACCTCCAGTACGCGGAGAACGACATCCCCACCCAGGTCAACCAGCTGGAGAACCAGATCACCAAGGGCGCGCGCCTGCTGGTGATCGCCTCGATCGACGGCACCGCGATCACCACCCAGCTGGAGCAGGCCAAGGCGGCCAACATCCCGGTCATCGCCTACGACCGGCTCATCCGCAACAGCCCGAACGTGGACTACTACGCCACCTTCGACAACTTCAAGGTCGGCGTGGAGCAGGCGAACTCGCTGCTGACCGGCCTGAAGCTGCGCAACCCCGACGGCAGCGCGGGCACCGCGACCGGTCCGTTCGACATCGAGCTGTTCGCCGGGTCGCCGGACGACAACAACGCCACCTTCTTCTTCAACGGCGCGATGTCGGTGCTCCAGCCGTACATCGACAAGGGCGTGCTGAACGTCAAGAGCGGTCAGAAGGACTTCAAGACCGTCGCGATCCTGCGGTGGGACCCGGCCACGGCGCAGAAGCGCATGGAGGACATCCTCACCACCACCTACCGCGGTGGGAAGGTGCACGGCGTGCTGTCGCCGTACGACGGCCTGTCCATCGGCATCCTGTCGGCGCTGAAGTCCAACGGCTACGGCACCGCCGACCAGCCGTACCCGGTCGTGACCGGCCAGGACGCCGAGGTGGCGTCGGTGAAGTCCATCATCGCGGGCGAGCAGTACTCCACGATCTTCAAGGACACCCGTGAGCTGGCCAAGGTGACCGTGGACATGGCCGACGCCGTGCTCAAGGGCGGCAAGCCGCAGGTCAACAACGAGAAGGACTACGACAACGGCAACAAGGTCGTCCCGTCGTACCTGCTCCAGCCGGTCTCGGTGGACAAGTCCAACTACCAGAAGGTCCTGGTCGACTCCGGCTACTACACCGCCGACCAGTTGAAGTGA
- the araA gene encoding L-arabinose isomerase, whose product MSSAAKPQVWFLTGSQHLYGPETLDQVAGQSQQIQRMLGSSGRISAELVWKPVLTDTAAIRKVMQEANADPTCVGVIAWMHTFSPAKMWITGLDALQKPLLHLHTQHNESLPWSTIDMDFMNLNQAAHGDREFAYVQTRIGVARKTVVGHASDPVLADRIDGWARAATGYTHLRSLRLARFGDNMRDVAVTEGDKVEAELRFGVSVNTYGVNDLVALVDEVSDESIDLLVSEYADLYRLAPELARGGERHESLRYAARIEAGLRQFLTEGGFGAFTTNFEDLGGLRQLPGLAVQRLMGDGYGFGGEGDWKTSALLATVKAMGAGTGRGTSFMEDYTYHFGPGEPKVLGAHMLEVCPTIAADRPSCEIHPLGIGGREDPVRLVFDAAPGPGVVIGLADLGDRFRLVANEVEVVAPDEPLPNLPVARAVWKPAPSLSTSAESWLTAGGPHHTVLTQAVGAEALRDLATMTGTELALIDAATTAESFTDRLRWNAAYHRLAQGLR is encoded by the coding sequence ATGTCGTCCGCCGCGAAGCCCCAGGTCTGGTTCCTCACCGGCAGCCAGCACCTCTACGGCCCGGAGACGCTCGACCAGGTCGCGGGGCAGTCGCAGCAGATCCAGCGGATGCTCGGCTCGTCCGGCCGCATCAGCGCGGAGCTGGTGTGGAAGCCCGTGCTGACCGACACCGCGGCCATCCGCAAGGTGATGCAGGAGGCCAACGCCGACCCGACGTGCGTCGGCGTCATCGCCTGGATGCACACGTTCTCGCCGGCCAAGATGTGGATCACCGGCCTGGACGCGCTGCAGAAGCCGCTGCTGCACCTGCACACCCAGCACAACGAGTCCCTGCCGTGGTCGACCATCGACATGGACTTCATGAACCTCAACCAGGCCGCGCACGGCGACCGCGAGTTCGCCTACGTGCAGACCCGGATCGGCGTGGCCCGCAAGACCGTCGTGGGCCACGCCAGCGACCCGGTGCTGGCCGACCGCATCGACGGCTGGGCGCGCGCCGCCACCGGGTACACGCACCTGCGGTCGCTGCGGCTGGCGCGCTTCGGCGACAACATGCGCGACGTGGCCGTGACCGAGGGCGACAAGGTCGAGGCGGAGCTGCGCTTCGGCGTCTCGGTCAACACCTACGGCGTCAACGACCTGGTCGCGCTGGTCGACGAGGTGTCCGACGAGTCGATCGACCTGCTGGTGTCGGAGTACGCCGACCTCTACCGGCTGGCCCCGGAGCTGGCGCGCGGCGGCGAGCGGCACGAGTCGCTGCGCTACGCGGCCCGCATCGAGGCCGGGCTGCGGCAGTTCCTCACCGAGGGCGGGTTCGGGGCGTTCACCACGAACTTCGAGGACCTGGGCGGGCTGCGCCAGCTGCCGGGCCTGGCCGTGCAGCGGCTGATGGGCGACGGCTACGGCTTCGGCGGCGAGGGCGACTGGAAGACCTCGGCGCTGCTGGCCACCGTGAAGGCGATGGGCGCGGGCACCGGCCGCGGCACGTCGTTCATGGAGGACTACACCTACCACTTCGGGCCGGGCGAGCCGAAGGTGCTGGGCGCGCACATGCTCGAGGTGTGCCCGACCATCGCGGCCGACCGGCCGTCGTGCGAGATCCACCCGCTGGGCATCGGCGGCCGGGAGGACCCGGTGCGGCTGGTGTTCGACGCCGCGCCCGGCCCCGGCGTGGTGATCGGCCTGGCCGACCTCGGCGACCGGTTCCGGCTGGTGGCCAACGAGGTCGAGGTGGTCGCGCCGGACGAACCGCTGCCCAACCTGCCCGTGGCGCGCGCGGTGTGGAAGCCCGCGCCGTCGCTGTCGACCTCCGCCGAGTCCTGGCTGACCGCCGGCGGACCGCACCACACCGTCCTCACCCAGGCCGTCGGCGCGGAGGCGCTGCGCGACCTGGCCACCATGACCGGTACCGAGCTGGCGCTGATCGACGCCGCCACCACGGCGGAGTCCTTCACCGACCGACTGCGCTGGAACGCCGCGTACCACCGACTGGCGCAGGGCCTGCGCTGA
- a CDS encoding L-ribulose-5-phosphate 4-epimerase encodes MKVLDALRHGVAELHRELTRYELVIWTAGNVSARVPGEDLMVIKPSGVSYDELSPENMVVTDLHGNLVHGELAPSSDTAAHAYVYRHMPEVGGVVHTHSTYATAWAARGEPIPCVLTMIADEFGGDIPVGPFALIGDDSIGRGIVETLRGSRSPAVLMRNHGPFTVGKDARAAVKAAVMLEDVARTVHIAQQLGKPDPIDPEHVDRLYARYQNVYGQ; translated from the coding sequence ATGAAGGTGTTGGACGCGCTGCGCCACGGGGTGGCGGAGCTGCACCGCGAGCTGACCCGGTACGAGCTGGTGATCTGGACGGCGGGCAACGTGTCCGCGCGGGTGCCCGGCGAGGACCTGATGGTGATCAAGCCGTCGGGCGTGTCCTACGACGAGCTGTCGCCGGAGAACATGGTCGTCACCGACCTGCACGGCAACCTGGTGCACGGCGAGCTCGCGCCCTCCTCGGACACCGCCGCGCACGCCTACGTGTACCGGCACATGCCCGAGGTCGGGGGAGTGGTGCACACGCACTCGACCTACGCCACCGCGTGGGCCGCGCGCGGCGAGCCGATCCCGTGCGTGCTGACGATGATCGCCGACGAGTTCGGCGGTGACATCCCGGTCGGTCCGTTCGCGCTCATCGGCGACGACTCGATCGGGCGCGGGATCGTGGAGACGCTGCGCGGGAGCCGGTCCCCGGCCGTGCTCATGCGCAACCACGGCCCGTTCACGGTCGGCAAGGACGCCCGTGCGGCGGTGAAGGCCGCGGTGATGCTGGAGGACGTGGCCCGGACCGTCCACATCGCACAGCAGCTGGGCAAGCCCGACCCGATCGACCCCGAGCACGTCGACCGCCTCTACGCGCGCTACCAGAACGTCTACGGGCAATGA
- the araB gene encoding ribulokinase yields MTNDPLVVGVDFGTLSGRAVVVRVRDGAELGSAVHDYAHGVLERALPGGRPLPPDWALQVPSDYVDVLRHAVPKALEAAGVDAADVIGIGTDFTACTMVPTTADGTPLNELPQFADHPHAYVKLWKHHAAQPQADRINDLAEQRKEPWLPRYGGLISSEWEFAKGLQLLEEAPEVYAAMEHWVEAADWIVWQLTGTYVRNECTAGYKGIRQDGAYPSPEFLKGLNPDFERFVEDKLDHPLGALGDRAGSLTAEAAAWTGLREGIAVAVGNVDAHVTAPAARAVEPGVMVAIMGTSTCHVMNGAELRNVPGMCGVVDGGIVPGLYGYEAGQSGVGDIFGWFVQHGVPPEYHERARERGIGVHELLTELAAAQEIGEHGLIALDWHSGNRSVLVDHELSGVIVGQTLATRAEDTYRALLEATAYGTRMIIDTFTDAGVPVTELVIAGGLVKNELLMQIYADVTDLPLSVIDSEQGPALGSAMHAAVAAGAYPDIVAAAAAMGKVRRGVYQPIPGNVEAYERLFVEYQELHDYFGRGANEVMHRLKVLRRKAVEGKNAR; encoded by the coding sequence ATGACCAACGACCCGCTCGTGGTGGGCGTCGACTTCGGCACCCTGTCCGGCCGCGCCGTCGTGGTGCGGGTCCGCGACGGTGCCGAACTCGGCAGCGCGGTCCACGACTACGCGCACGGCGTGCTCGAGCGCGCCCTGCCCGGTGGCCGGCCGCTGCCGCCCGACTGGGCGCTCCAGGTGCCCTCGGACTACGTGGACGTCCTGCGCCACGCCGTCCCGAAGGCGCTGGAAGCGGCCGGTGTGGACGCCGCCGACGTGATCGGCATCGGCACGGACTTCACCGCGTGCACGATGGTCCCGACCACCGCCGACGGCACCCCGCTCAACGAGCTGCCGCAGTTCGCGGACCACCCCCACGCCTACGTCAAGCTGTGGAAGCACCACGCCGCCCAGCCGCAGGCCGACCGCATCAACGACCTCGCCGAGCAGCGCAAGGAGCCCTGGCTGCCCCGCTACGGCGGCCTGATCTCCTCGGAGTGGGAGTTCGCCAAGGGCCTCCAGCTGCTGGAGGAGGCCCCCGAGGTCTACGCGGCGATGGAGCACTGGGTCGAGGCCGCCGACTGGATCGTCTGGCAGCTGACCGGCACCTACGTGCGCAACGAGTGCACCGCGGGCTACAAGGGCATCCGCCAGGACGGCGCCTACCCGTCGCCGGAGTTCCTCAAGGGCCTGAACCCGGACTTCGAGCGGTTCGTCGAGGACAAGCTCGACCACCCGCTGGGCGCGCTGGGCGACCGCGCCGGGAGCCTGACCGCCGAGGCCGCCGCGTGGACCGGTCTGCGCGAGGGCATCGCGGTCGCGGTCGGCAACGTGGACGCGCACGTCACCGCGCCGGCCGCGCGGGCGGTCGAGCCGGGCGTGATGGTCGCGATCATGGGCACCTCGACGTGCCACGTGATGAACGGCGCGGAGCTGCGCAACGTGCCGGGCATGTGCGGCGTCGTGGACGGCGGCATCGTGCCGGGCCTGTACGGCTACGAGGCCGGGCAGAGCGGCGTCGGCGACATCTTCGGCTGGTTCGTCCAGCACGGCGTCCCGCCGGAGTACCACGAGCGGGCGCGCGAGCGCGGCATCGGCGTGCACGAGCTGCTCACCGAGCTGGCCGCGGCGCAGGAGATCGGCGAGCACGGCCTGATCGCGCTGGACTGGCACAGCGGCAACCGGTCGGTGCTGGTGGACCACGAGCTGTCCGGCGTGATCGTGGGCCAGACGCTCGCCACCCGCGCCGAGGACACCTACCGGGCGCTGCTGGAGGCCACCGCCTACGGCACCCGCATGATCATCGACACGTTCACCGACGCGGGCGTGCCGGTGACCGAGCTGGTCATCGCGGGCGGCCTGGTCAAGAACGAGCTGCTGATGCAGATCTACGCCGACGTGACCGACCTGCCGCTGTCGGTGATCGACTCCGAGCAGGGTCCCGCGCTGGGGTCGGCGATGCACGCGGCCGTCGCGGCGGGCGCCTACCCCGACATCGTCGCGGCGGCGGCGGCCATGGGCAAGGTGCGGCGGGGCGTGTACCAGCCGATCCCGGGCAACGTCGAGGCCTACGAGCGGCTGTTCGTGGAGTACCAGGAGCTGCACGACTACTTCGGGCGGGGCGCGAACGAGGTCATGCACCGGCTGAAGGTCCTGCGCCGCAAGGCTGTCGAGGGGAAGAACGCCCGATGA
- a CDS encoding LacI family DNA-binding transcriptional regulator, with product MSRDEGAAVDNKTSRDPAMTDVARLAGVSHQTVSRVLNDHPNVREQTRLRVRAAIAELGYRPNKAARALVTGRSQLIGVVAQNSTLYGPASLLAAFEEAAALAGFAVSVGRVKELDHASINKAVERHRDERVAGIVVIAPTASANDALADIPAGVPVVTVDGDPARPTPLVTVDQQAGAYAATKHLLDAGHRTVWHVSGPPNWFDSSGRVEGWRKALEDAGAEVPPLVPADWSARAGYQAGQMLARMPEVTAVFAANDHLALGILRAMHERGRRVPEDVSVIGFDDVPEAEFFIPPLTTVRQDFAAVAREALDLLLAQVVDGAAADTRRTIAPALISRGSVAPPAN from the coding sequence ATGAGTCGGGATGAGGGTGCGGCAGTGGACAACAAGACCTCGCGCGACCCCGCGATGACGGATGTGGCGAGACTCGCGGGCGTGTCGCACCAGACCGTCTCCCGGGTGCTCAACGACCACCCGAACGTGCGCGAGCAGACCCGGTTGCGGGTGCGCGCGGCGATCGCGGAGCTGGGGTACCGGCCGAACAAGGCCGCGCGGGCGCTGGTGACCGGGCGGTCGCAGCTGATCGGCGTGGTGGCGCAGAACTCGACCCTCTACGGTCCGGCGTCGCTGCTGGCGGCGTTCGAGGAGGCGGCGGCGCTCGCGGGCTTCGCGGTCAGCGTCGGCCGGGTCAAGGAGCTCGACCACGCCTCGATCAACAAGGCCGTCGAGCGGCACCGGGACGAGCGCGTGGCCGGGATAGTGGTGATCGCGCCGACCGCGTCGGCCAACGACGCCCTGGCCGACATCCCCGCCGGCGTCCCGGTGGTGACCGTCGACGGCGACCCGGCCCGACCCACGCCGCTGGTCACGGTGGACCAGCAGGCGGGCGCGTACGCGGCCACCAAGCACCTGCTCGACGCGGGCCACCGGACGGTGTGGCACGTGTCCGGCCCGCCGAACTGGTTCGACTCCTCCGGCCGCGTCGAGGGCTGGCGCAAGGCCCTGGAGGACGCCGGGGCCGAGGTCCCGCCGCTGGTCCCGGCCGACTGGAGCGCCCGCGCGGGCTACCAGGCCGGGCAGATGCTGGCCCGGATGCCCGAGGTGACGGCGGTGTTCGCGGCCAACGACCACCTCGCGCTGGGCATCCTGCGGGCCATGCACGAGCGCGGGCGGCGCGTGCCCGAGGACGTCAGCGTCATCGGGTTCGACGACGTGCCGGAGGCGGAGTTCTTCATCCCGCCGCTGACCACCGTGCGCCAGGACTTCGCGGCCGTGGCGCGCGAGGCGCTGGACCTGCTGCTCGCGCAGGTGGTCGATGGTGCGGCGGCCGACACCCGGCGTACGATCGCACCGGCCTTGATCAGCCGCGGCAGCGTCGCACCACCCGCGAACTGA
- a CDS encoding family 43 glycosylhydrolase — protein MSFTRRSLLRTGGVVAAAGVLPAGQAAAQEEAAAAPSVLTARNPLVEKRADPFITPPTDGMYYLTGSVPEYDRIVVRGASTLDGLATARERTVWRRPASGPMGGYIWAPELHRIDGKWYIYFAAGDSDQPFRIRTYVLESPSADPREATWTLRGQVVTGWDSFTLDATTFAHRDKRYFLWAQSEPGIATNSNLYIAEMASPLALGSAPVRIAVPTLDWEVQGFKVNEGPAVLIRNGRVFVTFSASATDARYCMGLLTADENANLLDARSWTKSPQPVFTTNTATSQYGPGHNSFTTVGDVDVLVYHARDYRDITGDPLFDPNRHTRVQRLYWNADGTPSFGVPVGRGELPVRLHPLDAPHAVIRHYEYRLRADGDVRELADSQFRVVAGFLGAGTVAVQSVNFPDRYVRVDGTNLRIDPYEDTDSYGRAASFVLEENRSGLSLRQGGSYVTHDTGRLVMAPPGTSREARERVTFARG, from the coding sequence GTGAGCTTCACCCGTCGATCCCTGCTGCGGACCGGGGGAGTGGTGGCCGCCGCCGGCGTGCTGCCCGCCGGTCAAGCCGCCGCACAGGAGGAAGCCGCGGCCGCTCCCTCGGTCCTGACCGCGCGCAACCCGTTGGTGGAGAAGCGGGCCGACCCGTTCATCACCCCGCCCACCGACGGCATGTACTACCTCACCGGATCGGTGCCCGAGTACGACCGGATCGTGGTGCGGGGCGCGTCCACTCTGGACGGACTGGCGACCGCGCGTGAGCGCACGGTGTGGCGGCGACCCGCGTCCGGCCCGATGGGCGGCTACATCTGGGCGCCGGAACTGCACCGCATCGACGGCAAGTGGTACATCTACTTCGCCGCCGGCGACTCCGACCAGCCCTTCCGCATCCGCACCTACGTGTTGGAGTCGCCCTCGGCGGACCCGCGCGAGGCCACCTGGACGCTGCGCGGGCAGGTGGTGACCGGCTGGGACTCGTTCACCCTCGACGCCACCACGTTCGCCCACCGGGACAAGCGGTACTTCCTGTGGGCGCAGAGCGAGCCGGGCATCGCCACCAACAGCAACCTCTACATCGCCGAGATGGCCTCGCCGCTGGCGCTGGGGTCCGCGCCCGTGCGCATCGCCGTGCCGACGCTGGACTGGGAGGTGCAGGGGTTCAAGGTCAACGAGGGTCCGGCGGTGCTGATCCGCAACGGGCGGGTGTTCGTGACCTTCTCCGCCAGCGCCACCGACGCCCGCTACTGCATGGGCCTGCTGACCGCCGACGAGAACGCGAACCTGCTCGACGCGCGGTCGTGGACCAAGTCGCCGCAGCCGGTCTTCACCACCAACACCGCGACCTCCCAGTACGGGCCGGGGCACAACTCGTTCACCACTGTGGGTGACGTGGACGTGCTGGTCTACCACGCCCGTGACTACCGGGACATCACCGGCGACCCGCTGTTCGACCCCAACCGGCACACCCGCGTCCAGCGGCTGTACTGGAACGCCGACGGCACCCCGAGCTTCGGCGTGCCCGTGGGCAGGGGCGAACTGCCGGTCCGGCTGCACCCGCTCGACGCGCCGCACGCCGTGATCCGGCACTACGAGTACCGGCTGCGGGCGGACGGCGACGTCCGCGAGTTGGCGGACTCGCAGTTCCGGGTGGTGGCGGGGTTCCTGGGCGCGGGGACGGTGGCGGTGCAGTCGGTGAACTTCCCGGACCGGTACGTGCGGGTGGACGGCACGAACCTGCGCATCGACCCGTACGAGGACACCGACTCCTACGGGAGGGCGGCGAGCTTCGTGCTGGAGGAGAACCGGTCGGGGCTGTCGCTGCGGCAGGGCGGTTCCTACGTGACGCACGACACGGGTCGGCTCGTGATGGCCCCGCCGGGCACGTCCCGCGAGGCACGGGAGCGGGTGACCTTCGCGCGTGGCTGA